In the Telopea speciosissima isolate NSW1024214 ecotype Mountain lineage chromosome 2, Tspe_v1, whole genome shotgun sequence genome, one interval contains:
- the LOC122651067 gene encoding protein BREAKING OF ASYMMETRY IN THE STOMATAL LINEAGE: MCTPWTIARLTRWRIGEWASCLFACKLPSDDESDTFHPSVPPHVPSESRLSGAKQDETRIYVIKPGTPSTHKSNKQRLVPISIPSIKDSEQLNSKICSQYYPPEFKEEDYIVFCFKEDGTFEVVKDEKSESCHHVNYRTELSKAVINRKTVYGDNTDTDSKYGDEDVSNEDGIDFDVTHEESYIFADEEEGEDEEESIYFDSEAPPPGIIRAEAHDADDSGTNSQESSFSTTTQSQSSSSTGSFAFPVLRCEWNGSPIKMPKPEALHLRKLKPLRIIGLQCCKF; this comes from the exons ATGTGCACGCCATGGACAATAGCAAGGCTGACGAGATGGCGAATAGGGGAGTGGGCATCATGTCTCTTTGCTTGCAAGCTCCCTTCAG ATGACGAATCAGATACATTCCATCCTTCTGTACCTCCTCATGTACCCAGTGAAAGCAGGCTCTCTGGAGCGAAACAAGATGAGACCAGAATCTATGTGATCAAACCAGGAACCCCATCaacacacaagtccaacaaaCAGAGATTAGTCCCTATTTCCATTCCCTCTATCAAAGATTCTGAACAGCTAAATAGTAAGATATGTTCACAGTACTATCCACCCgaattcaaagaagaagactacaTTGTCTTCTGCTTTAAAGAGGATGGAACCTTCGAAGTTGTTAAGGATGAGAAATCAGAATCATGTCATCATGTCAATTACAGGACTGAACTGTCAAAGGCCGTCATCAACCGAAAG ACTGTTTATGGAGACAATACAGATACAGATAGCAAATACGGAGATGAAGATGTGTCAAATGAGGATGGAATTGATTTTGATGTAACACATGAAGAGTCTTATATTTTCGCTGATGAAGAAGAG ggtgaagatgaagaagagagcaTATATTTTGATTCTGAGGCCCCACCTCCAGGGATCATCAGAGCAGAAGCCCATGATGCTGATGATTCAGGAACAAATTCTCAAGAATCAAGCTTCTCTACCACTACTCAGTCGCAGAGCAGCAGTAGTACAGGTTCATTTGCCTTCCCTGT GTTGCGTTGCGAGTGGAATGGCAGTCCCATAAAAATGCCAAAACCAGAAGCCCTGCATTTGAGAAAGCTAAAACCACTGCGCATAATAGGCCTTCAGTGTTGTAAATTCTGA
- the LOC122652378 gene encoding isoaspartyl peptidase/L-asparaginase, with protein MGWAIALHGGAGDIPLSLPPERREPREAALRHCLQVGVAALKAQRHPLDVVELVVRELENNPHFNAGRGSVLTTKSTVEMEACIMDGNTKRCGAVSGLSTVVNAISLARLVMEKTPHIYLAFDGAEAFAREQGVETVDAINFITPENIERLKQAKEANRVQIDYTQPIQMDPTKEKPIVDGDSQIGTVGCVAVDGEGNLATATSTGGLVNKMVGRIGDTPVVGAGTYANSYCAVSATGKGEAIIRSTVARDVAALMEYKGLSLKEAASYVVEECTPKGTCGLVAVSATGEVTMPFNTTGMFRACATEDGYSEIGIWPPSAEN; from the exons atGGGGTGGGCAATCGCATTACATGGGGGCGCCGGCGATATCCCACTCTCGCTGCCACCAGAACGCAGAGAGCCACGCGAGGCCGCCCTTCGGCATTGTCTCCAAGTTGGCGTTGCAGCTTTAAAGGCCCAACGACATCCCTTGGATGTTGTTGAGCTTGTG GTTCGTGAATTAGAAAACAACCCACACTTCAATGCAGGCAGAGGATCTGTTTTAACTACCAAAAGCACAGTGGAAATGGAGGCTTGCATAATGGATGGCAATACAAAGAGGTGTGGGGCTGTTTCTGGTCTTTCAACTGTTGTGAATGCCATCTCTCTTGCTCGACTTGTGATGGAGAAAACTCCCCATATTTATCTGGCATTTGATGGAGCAGAGGCATTTGCAAGGGAGCAG GGTGTTGAAACTGTAGATGCAATCAATTTCATTACTCCAGAAAATATCGAAAGATTAAAACAAGCAAAAGAAGCAAACAGAGTGCAG ATAGATTACACACAGCCCATTCAAATGgacccaacaaaagaaaaacccatTGTTGATGGTGATAGCCAAATTGGAACTGTTGGGTGCGTGGCAGTCGATGGCGAAGGAAACTTAGCGACTGCAACTTCCACGGGTGGATTGGTTAACAAGATGGTGGGGAGGATTGGAGACACCCCTGTCGTAGGAGCTGGAACATATGCCAACAGTTACTGTGCAGTGTCTGCGACGGGCAAAGGTGAAGCAATTATCCGATCTACCGTTGCTCGGGATGTAGCTGCACTTATGGAGTATAAAGGGCTTTCCTTGAAGGAAGCTGCCTCTTATGTTGTAGAGGAGTGTACTCCCAAAGGCACTTGTGGCCTGGTTGCGGTGTCTGCTACAGGAGAAGTCACCATGCCATTCAACACAACAGGCATGTTTAGGGCTTGTGCTACAGAAGATGGGTATTCTGAAATCGGAATTTGGCCGCCTTCTGCAGAAAACTGA
- the LOC122652379 gene encoding 60S ribosomal protein L7a-2-like, with protein MAPKRGVKTPVATKKKPEKVVNPLFEKRPKQFGIGGALPPKKDLHRFVKWPKVVRIQRQRRILKQRLKVPPAVNQFTKTLDKNLATNLFKMLLKYRPEDKAAKKERLLKRAQAEAEGKTVESKKPIVVKYGLNHITYLIEQNKAQLVVIAHDVDPIELVVWLPALCRKMEIPYAIVKGKARLGAIVHKKTATALCLTSVKNEDKMEFSRIVEAIKANFNDKFDEHRKKWGGGIMGSKSLAKTRAKEKVLAKEAAQRMT; from the exons ATG GCCCCCAAAAGAGGTGTAAAGACCCCAGTTGCAACCAAGAAGAAGCCT GAGAAGGTTGTTAATCCTTTGTTTGAGAAGCGGCCAAAGCAGTTTGGGATTGGGGGAGCACTACCACCAAAAAAGGATTTGCATAGATTTGTCAAATGGCCGAAGGTTGTTCGCATTCAGAGACAACGGAGGATTTTGAAGCAACGGTTGAAGGTTCCACCTGCAGTAAACCAATTCACAAAAACACTTGACAAGAACCTTG CTACAAATCTGTTTAAGATGCTGCTCAAGTATAGACCAGAGGATAAGGCTGCTAAGAAGGAAAGGCTCCTTAAAAGGGCACAAGCTGAAGCTGAGGGGAAGACTGTAGAGTCAAAAAAGCCGATTGTTGTCAAATATGGTCTTAACCACATTACTTACCTCATTGAACAG AACAAGGCTCAGTTGGTGGTGATTGCTCATGATGTTGATCCCATTGAGCTTGTTGTGTGGCTGCCTGCCTTGTGCCGGAAAATGGAGATCCCATATGCAATTGTGAAGGGGAAGGCTCGTCTTGGAGCG ATTGTGCACAAAAAAACTGCCACAGCTTTGTGTTTGACATCTGTGAAAAACGAAGATAAGATGGAATTCAGCAGGATTGTGGAGGCAATAAAG GCTAATTTCAATGATAAGTTCGATGAGCACCGTAAAAAGTGGGGTGGTGGCATCATGGGTTCCAAATCTCTTGCCAAGACCAGAGCGAAGGAGAAAGTCTTAGCCAAGGAAGCCGCACAAAGGATGACTTAA